One genomic window of Desulfonatronum sp. SC1 includes the following:
- the fetB gene encoding iron export ABC transporter permease subunit FetB, whose protein sequence is MNDVIDLTMLQVGLAYIFVLIVLAIVRFRGIGREKEIVLSSLRMTLQLVLVGYVLVYVFDNPSPYVTGLIIVVMEAFAIHTVFRKFRDKLTTPLRKVVAFSMCFGTLTCIVYFLLVVVRVTPWYEPRYFVPIAGMIIGNSMTGISLGVKSLLEGMTIRKHLVEEALILGATPKTATRGIINGAFDSAIMPTINSMVGMGIVFLPGMMTGQILSGTVPTTAIAYQIAIMLGILGAVALTIITMLQLGCRTFFNKEDQLL, encoded by the coding sequence ATGAACGACGTTATTGATCTGACCATGCTCCAGGTCGGCCTGGCCTACATCTTCGTGCTCATTGTCCTGGCCATCGTCCGTTTCCGGGGCATCGGCCGCGAGAAGGAGATCGTGCTCTCCTCGCTGCGCATGACGCTGCAGCTCGTCCTGGTCGGGTACGTGCTGGTCTACGTGTTCGACAACCCGAGCCCGTATGTCACCGGCCTGATCATCGTGGTCATGGAAGCGTTCGCGATCCACACGGTATTCCGGAAATTCCGGGACAAGCTGACCACTCCCCTGCGCAAGGTCGTGGCCTTTTCCATGTGCTTCGGCACCCTGACCTGCATCGTCTATTTCCTGCTGGTGGTGGTGCGGGTCACGCCCTGGTACGAACCGCGGTACTTCGTGCCCATCGCCGGGATGATCATCGGCAATTCCATGACCGGCATCTCCCTGGGCGTGAAGTCGCTGCTGGAGGGCATGACCATTCGCAAACATCTGGTGGAGGAAGCCCTGATCCTCGGCGCCACGCCCAAGACCGCCACCCGGGGAATCATCAACGGCGCCTTTGACTCGGCGATCATGCCGACCATCAACTCCATGGTCGGCATGGGCATCGTCTTTCTGCCGGGGATGATGACCGGCCAGATTCTCTCCGGCACCGTCCCGACCACGGCCATTGCCTACCAGATCGCCATCATGCTCGGCATCCTCGGCGCCGTGGCCCTGACCATCATCACCATGCTTCAGTTGGGCTGTCGCACGTTTTTCAACAAAGAGGACCAGTTGCTGTGA
- a CDS encoding sterol desaturase family protein, with translation MEHEHWWRLAFFAGALLLLGVAEHLFPRRRTPPQRLIRWVGNLGLVAGSLLLLRVLFPVLPVGLALLATERGWGLLNSVPLPYPAQFIAGLLLLDLVIYFQHRAFHYWIPLWRIHRVHHADTVFDLTTGVRFHPLEYILSMGLKLLVVLVLGPPALAVIVFEIMLNGVSMFNHANIRLPLAADARLRRLVVTPDMHRVHHSTNMKEANRNFGFNFPWWDRLFRTYQDQPVQGHEHMPIGLNIFRDPSLQKLRKLLLMPFA, from the coding sequence ATGGAACACGAACACTGGTGGCGTTTGGCGTTTTTCGCGGGCGCTTTGCTGCTCTTAGGGGTCGCCGAGCACCTCTTTCCTCGTCGGCGAACGCCTCCCCAGCGCCTGATCCGCTGGGTGGGCAACCTCGGCCTGGTCGCGGGCTCCTTGCTGCTGTTGCGCGTCCTGTTTCCGGTCCTGCCCGTGGGGCTGGCCCTGTTGGCGACGGAGCGGGGCTGGGGGCTGCTGAACAGCGTGCCCCTTCCCTATCCCGCGCAGTTCATCGCGGGCCTGCTGCTGCTTGACCTGGTCATCTATTTCCAGCACCGGGCCTTTCATTATTGGATACCCCTGTGGCGCATCCACAGGGTGCACCACGCGGACACGGTCTTCGACCTGACCACCGGGGTCCGTTTTCATCCCCTGGAGTACATCCTGTCCATGGGCCTCAAGCTGCTGGTCGTGCTCGTCCTGGGCCCGCCGGCCCTGGCGGTGATCGTCTTTGAAATCATGCTCAACGGCGTCTCCATGTTCAACCACGCCAACATCCGCCTGCCCCTGGCCGCGGACGCCCGGCTGCGGCGGCTGGTGGTCACGCCGGACATGCACCGGGTCCACCACTCCACGAACATGAAGGAGGCGAACAGGAACTTCGGGTTCAATTTCCCCTGGTGGGACCGCCTGTTCCGCACCTACCAGGACCAGCCCGTCCAGGGCCACGAACACATGCCCATCGGCCTGAACATCTTCCGGGACCCGAGCCTCCAAAAACTCCGCAAGCTGCTGCTCATGCCGTTTGCGTGA
- the tsoC gene encoding NEPxGxxU motif selenoprotein TsoC gives MALVRFFLNEPNGGPUKHFQKIMPRLGMKYDVQIETISKPKDEYHTDEYYEQDLPAAPAVMVNDEIVVEGKDVDEHELECRICRHLGLPEPEKVKKGFLGRFFS, from the coding sequence ATGGCGGCCCGTGAAAGCATTTTCAAAAAATCATGCCCAGGCTGGGCATGAAGTACGACGTGCAAATCGAGACGATATCCAAGCCCAAGGACGAGTACCATACGGACGAGTATTATGAACAGGACCTGCCCGCGGCCCCGGCGGTGATGGTCAACGACGAAATTGTGGTCGAGGGCAAGGACGTGGACGAACACGAGCTGGAATGCCGCATCTGCCGCCACCTGGGCCTGCCGGAACCGGAAAAGGTGAAAAAAGGCTTCCTGGGCCGTTTTTTTTCCTGA